The following proteins are co-located in the Brachybacterium sacelli genome:
- a CDS encoding ABC transporter substrate-binding protein, whose product MGPDNLLQSPSRRSLLAGGVAAGLGIAAAGCSPPEESNHSGLITIPDPAVTLPDEDLTFRVVDSGDTKANYWNELLATYSDKHSHITTEYDALPWNEIEELVPLAVRNKTLHDLVQLLPGPLLNQAIKAEWILPLDDVMPGFEEWKSQYPENVLFEGLHMHGGKTYTFPATADNRYEICLLYSKRLMDEAGFDPESEPLTWDDYREAARKITTAGNGQAYGIVLEGAQENRLDFWINGLAQMGGGYGSNPANGEFDYASDAWYDAFELLQSLLADGSIFPGSTSLTAPQAWPRVATSSAGMVTAGPWVITTWENESPEFEFGVAAHPRPSAEALPIGYAPGKMSDVMFVYSGTTSPEVAGDLMAYHGSIEAAKAWTQIVGPGSPSPYPEAVEAAKESVSAAGRRSLELAEEQVLMPSSVVRNPDVALADQQMEALTPSLGEIVSGVIDGSITDVRSALQDLSDRSNRQRDDAIEAARAAGAEVSREDWVFPNFTPGENYTQDMYGEL is encoded by the coding sequence ATGGGACCCGACAACCTCCTTCAGAGCCCGTCCCGACGCTCGCTGCTGGCGGGAGGAGTCGCAGCCGGCCTCGGAATCGCCGCTGCCGGCTGCAGTCCCCCCGAGGAGAGCAACCACTCCGGACTCATCACGATCCCCGACCCGGCCGTCACCCTCCCCGATGAGGACCTCACCTTCCGTGTGGTCGACAGCGGCGACACGAAGGCGAACTACTGGAACGAACTGCTGGCGACGTACAGCGACAAGCATTCCCACATCACGACCGAGTACGACGCCCTGCCCTGGAACGAGATCGAGGAGCTCGTCCCGCTCGCGGTGCGCAACAAGACGCTGCACGATCTGGTCCAGCTTCTACCCGGGCCCTTGCTGAACCAGGCGATCAAAGCCGAGTGGATACTCCCGCTCGACGACGTCATGCCGGGTTTCGAGGAGTGGAAGTCCCAGTACCCCGAGAACGTCCTGTTCGAGGGACTGCACATGCATGGGGGAAAGACATATACGTTCCCGGCGACGGCCGACAACCGGTACGAGATCTGCCTCCTGTACAGCAAGAGACTCATGGACGAGGCCGGCTTCGATCCGGAGTCCGAACCGCTGACGTGGGACGACTACCGCGAAGCGGCCCGGAAGATCACGACGGCCGGGAACGGGCAGGCATACGGCATCGTCCTCGAGGGAGCCCAGGAGAACCGCCTGGACTTCTGGATCAACGGACTGGCCCAGATGGGTGGCGGCTACGGATCGAACCCGGCGAACGGGGAGTTCGACTACGCCTCGGATGCCTGGTACGACGCGTTCGAGTTGCTGCAGTCGCTGCTGGCGGACGGCAGCATCTTCCCGGGGTCGACCTCGCTGACAGCCCCGCAAGCATGGCCGCGCGTCGCGACCAGCTCCGCCGGCATGGTCACGGCGGGGCCGTGGGTCATCACCACCTGGGAGAACGAGTCACCGGAGTTCGAGTTCGGGGTCGCGGCGCACCCGCGGCCCAGCGCCGAGGCCCTGCCGATCGGCTACGCCCCCGGGAAGATGTCCGACGTCATGTTCGTGTATTCGGGCACGACGTCCCCGGAGGTCGCCGGCGACCTCATGGCATACCACGGGAGCATCGAGGCGGCGAAGGCATGGACGCAGATCGTCGGCCCCGGCAGCCCCTCCCCCTACCCCGAGGCGGTGGAGGCCGCGAAGGAATCCGTCTCCGCCGCCGGGCGCCGTTCCCTCGAACTCGCCGAGGAACAGGTGCTGATGCCGAGCTCCGTCGTGCGGAATCCCGACGTGGCCCTCGCCGACCAGCAGATGGAGGCTCTGACCCCGAGCCTGGGAGAGATCGTCAGCGGCGTCATCGACGGTTCGATCACCGACGTCAGGAGCGCGCTCCAGGACCTCAGCGATCGCTCGAACCGGCAGCGCGACGACGCCATCGAGGCCGCTCGCGCGGCGGGCGCGGAGGTCTCCCGCGAGGACTGGGTCTTCCCCAACTTCACCCCGGGCGAGAACTACACCCAGGACATGTACGGGGAGCTCTGA
- a CDS encoding carbohydrate ABC transporter permease: MTTAQLPLSDRNASRGRRFARTDTLWCYVFMLPTILLASVFTFYPAIASWVISFQDWNGFGGDRTFVGLRNFREVMGDPYFWSAFGRTALFVVMTVPASLVLAFGFAVALNDASYRLRPFFRAVFFLPVVTTTAIVGIVFTMVLNPFDGPLNSFLLSIGLIDQPIDFLGDPTLALASVSGVFVWKWTGISMIYWLVALQTVPKELYEAAEVDGASLWRRHRHLTVPMILPFAVIITLIAVVGSFQTFPLVQAMTQGGPSFSTELVELYIYRLAFAAEGEPRLGYASAAAVIFGLGILLFTALQAWGVRRIQLARKER, encoded by the coding sequence ATGACCACCGCGCAGCTGCCCCTCTCGGACCGGAACGCCTCGCGAGGCCGACGGTTCGCGCGCACCGACACCCTGTGGTGCTACGTCTTCATGCTCCCGACGATCCTCCTGGCGTCGGTGTTCACGTTCTATCCCGCGATCGCCTCGTGGGTGATCTCCTTCCAGGACTGGAACGGCTTCGGGGGCGACCGCACGTTCGTCGGCCTCCGGAACTTCCGCGAGGTCATGGGCGATCCGTACTTCTGGTCGGCCTTCGGTCGCACGGCGCTCTTCGTCGTGATGACCGTGCCCGCCTCCCTGGTGCTCGCCTTCGGCTTCGCTGTCGCGCTCAATGACGCGTCCTATCGGCTCAGGCCCTTCTTCCGGGCCGTCTTCTTCCTCCCGGTGGTCACCACCACCGCCATCGTCGGGATCGTGTTCACGATGGTCCTCAATCCCTTCGACGGCCCCCTGAACTCTTTCCTGCTGTCGATCGGGCTGATCGATCAGCCCATAGATTTCCTGGGCGATCCGACCCTCGCCCTCGCGTCCGTCTCGGGCGTCTTCGTCTGGAAATGGACGGGGATCTCGATGATCTACTGGCTGGTCGCACTCCAGACCGTGCCCAAGGAGCTCTACGAGGCCGCCGAGGTCGACGGCGCGAGCCTCTGGCGTCGTCACCGGCACCTGACAGTTCCGATGATCCTGCCCTTCGCCGTGATCATCACCCTGATCGCGGTGGTCGGCTCGTTCCAGACCTTCCCCCTGGTGCAGGCGATGACGCAGGGCGGCCCGAGCTTCTCCACCGAGCTGGTGGAGCTGTACATCTACCGGCTCGCCTTCGCCGCGGAGGGAGAGCCACGGCTCGGCTACGCCTCGGCCGCTGCGGTGATCTTCGGTCTGGGCATCCTCCTGTTCACGGCACTCCAGGCCTGGGGCGTGCGACGGATCCAGCTCGCACGGAAGGAGCGGTGA
- a CDS encoding GNAT family N-acetyltransferase → MNTTLSDEALRVIRRAWAGWLGVSTDVFASDQLVFVDRAPHPVVVVVRLGATTVVAAPEQSLASLRQLPAHQLLEAPALQAALDAERTRLIGTAQLSFADSGTFTPRRTSRTREASLADVETVASACSAEEREESGLLEMETWWVVDAPAGQPMAAAGYEIWDEAIAHVGLAVAPRHRARGLGAAVATAAVQDALGHGTIPQWRSAGENAASAIVGKRLGFVPLGTQLALVLTA, encoded by the coding sequence GTGAACACGACGCTGTCCGATGAAGCTCTGCGCGTGATCCGCCGTGCGTGGGCGGGCTGGTTGGGCGTGTCCACGGACGTGTTTGCGAGCGACCAGCTCGTCTTCGTGGACCGGGCGCCCCATCCCGTGGTGGTCGTCGTGCGTCTCGGAGCCACGACCGTGGTGGCTGCGCCGGAGCAGAGCCTCGCTTCTCTGCGTCAGCTGCCCGCCCACCAGCTTCTCGAAGCGCCGGCGCTGCAGGCTGCCCTCGACGCGGAGAGGACGCGGCTCATCGGGACGGCGCAGCTCTCGTTCGCGGACTCCGGGACCTTCACCCCGCGCCGGACATCGAGGACACGGGAAGCCTCTCTGGCCGACGTCGAGACGGTGGCCTCGGCGTGCTCCGCCGAGGAGCGTGAGGAGAGCGGGCTGTTGGAGATGGAGACCTGGTGGGTGGTGGATGCACCGGCTGGGCAGCCCATGGCCGCTGCCGGCTACGAGATCTGGGACGAAGCCATCGCGCACGTCGGGCTCGCTGTGGCACCCCGCCACCGCGCACGAGGCCTCGGCGCAGCGGTGGCCACCGCTGCGGTGCAGGACGCGTTGGGCCACGGCACGATTCCGCAGTGGCGCAGCGCGGGCGAGAACGCCGCGTCGGCAATCGTCGGGAAGCGCCTGGGATTCGTGCCGCTCGGGACTCAGCTCGCCCTCGTCCTCACGGCGTAG
- the dgoD gene encoding galactonate dehydratase — translation MSSGTGFDGKVALVTGAARGIGRAVTEALVSRGCAVTAVDLDGPALRALTEGFGPDRCRAEVIDLCDREERGRVVGRTVDAWGRLDVLVNNAAHLGRREPFTRLADDDWDRVLETNLAASVMLARDAARVMDAGGSMVNVASIQEHSPLAQHAAYAISKGGVSAATRALAVELGPVGIRVNTVVPGVIETPGMAEMRSDISVSPDSSSPSLLRRQGRPEEVAEAVAFLASDAASFVTGCSAAVPMPSPRVGRPTVNDRIAAVRSQRVAPRWIFVRVDTEDGMTGWGESILPKRANAVQGAIQDLAENIRGEDPDQIELLRLRMRRGGFFRGGPVLATAAAALECALWDIRARRLGVPVHGLLGGAVRDRITSYAWVGGDRPAHLGADIAARRDQGYSMVKMNATEEFDEIETSAAIDGVIERIGAVRDEFGTSIDIALDFHGRVHRSMARTLVRELEQFRPAWIEEPLPPGHEAAYGELFGRDRTVPIATGERMSELREFMPLLEARVVDVLQPDVSLTGITELVTIAQVAAAYDVAVAPHCPNGPLSLGASLQVAACSNNVIVQEQSLGLHYNRGYADLPEAEMFEYLRDPDVLRPNDGYLDVPAGPGLGLEIDDSAVAASQEWTLTNPDWRLPDGRSAEW, via the coding sequence ATGAGTTCTGGAACCGGGTTCGACGGGAAGGTCGCTCTCGTGACAGGAGCGGCCCGCGGCATCGGCCGAGCCGTCACCGAGGCGCTCGTGAGCCGAGGATGCGCCGTGACCGCGGTGGATCTCGACGGGCCGGCTCTGCGCGCGCTCACCGAGGGCTTCGGCCCGGACCGCTGCCGCGCCGAGGTGATCGACCTGTGTGACCGGGAGGAACGGGGCCGCGTCGTCGGACGGACCGTCGACGCATGGGGCCGGCTCGACGTGCTCGTGAACAATGCGGCCCACCTCGGTCGCCGGGAGCCGTTCACCCGCCTCGCCGACGACGACTGGGATCGGGTCCTGGAGACGAACCTCGCAGCGTCCGTGATGCTCGCGCGCGACGCCGCTCGCGTCATGGATGCCGGAGGCTCGATGGTGAATGTCGCGAGCATCCAGGAGCACTCGCCGCTGGCGCAGCACGCGGCCTACGCCATCAGCAAGGGCGGCGTCAGTGCTGCCACCCGTGCGCTGGCGGTCGAGCTCGGTCCCGTCGGCATCCGGGTCAACACCGTCGTCCCGGGCGTCATCGAGACACCGGGGATGGCGGAGATGAGGAGCGACATCTCAGTCAGCCCTGACAGCTCCTCGCCGTCACTGCTGCGTCGTCAGGGGCGTCCCGAGGAGGTCGCGGAGGCCGTCGCGTTCCTCGCCTCGGACGCCGCCTCCTTCGTCACCGGCTGCTCAGCCGCCGTCCCGATGCCTTCGCCGAGGGTTGGGCGGCCGACGGTGAATGACCGGATCGCTGCCGTACGTTCGCAGAGAGTCGCGCCCCGCTGGATCTTCGTGCGCGTCGACACCGAGGACGGGATGACCGGGTGGGGCGAATCCATCCTTCCCAAGCGCGCGAATGCCGTGCAGGGCGCGATCCAGGATCTGGCCGAGAACATCCGCGGAGAGGACCCGGACCAGATCGAACTGCTGCGGCTCCGCATGCGCCGAGGAGGCTTCTTCCGCGGCGGGCCCGTGCTCGCGACGGCGGCCGCGGCGCTCGAATGCGCCCTCTGGGACATCCGGGCCCGCCGACTCGGCGTACCGGTCCACGGACTGCTCGGCGGAGCGGTCCGAGACCGGATCACGAGCTATGCGTGGGTGGGCGGGGACCGACCCGCCCACCTCGGGGCGGATATCGCGGCCCGGCGCGATCAGGGCTATTCGATGGTCAAGATGAACGCGACCGAGGAGTTCGACGAGATCGAGACCTCCGCCGCGATCGACGGTGTCATCGAACGCATCGGAGCCGTTCGGGACGAGTTCGGGACCTCGATCGACATTGCTCTGGACTTCCATGGGCGCGTGCACCGGTCGATGGCCCGGACCCTCGTGCGAGAGCTGGAGCAGTTCCGCCCCGCCTGGATCGAGGAACCTCTGCCGCCCGGCCACGAGGCGGCCTACGGCGAGCTCTTCGGTCGGGACCGCACGGTTCCGATCGCCACCGGGGAACGCATGAGCGAGCTGAGGGAGTTCATGCCACTGCTCGAGGCTCGGGTCGTGGACGTCCTGCAGCCCGATGTGTCCCTCACCGGAATCACCGAGCTCGTGACCATCGCGCAGGTGGCGGCGGCCTACGACGTCGCGGTCGCCCCTCACTGCCCCAACGGACCCCTCTCGCTGGGCGCATCACTCCAGGTCGCAGCCTGCTCGAACAACGTCATCGTCCAGGAGCAGTCGCTCGGCCTGCACTACAACCGCGGCTACGCCGACCTCCCCGAGGCGGAGATGTTCGAGTACCTCCGTGATCCGGACGTGCTCCGTCCGAACGATGGGTACCTCGACGTTCCGGCGGGCCCGGGCCTCGGTCTCGAGATCGACGACTCGGCGGTCGCCGCGTCGCAGGAGTGGACCCTGACGAATCCGGATTGGCGGCTCCCGGACGGACGGAGCGCGGAATGGTGA
- a CDS encoding beta-galactosidase, with the protein MLYGISYYPEYMPYDRLEQDVRMMRDAGINYARIGDSVWAMCEPAPGRIDVDLLGPTLEELHRAGIQVVLCTPTYAIPSWLSLEHPEVMNSRADGTPWPYGDRQNADFTQPAYLFYAERIIRRIMERWADHPAVIGVQVDNETGGRAIHSEAATREFVRRLEEKFGGIENLNEAWGLNFWSHRLTDYAQLWSPGDRAQGGGNSNPGYDLEWRRYQADLVTEFLAWQAGIVREYLREDQFVTHDCVGGHGLPHSNRKAVGEVVDVPAENFPHHTQEALSHPPRGGHPPTYHDASGIHGAYQLFQRGDMARASGHRNFLVTEMNPISVGGPAHNFPAYDGQWRLAAYTCISRGANAVAYWHWHSTHHGSETYSHGVLNHDLEENRNLTEVRRIGHELQRAGDQLTDLEAEAEVAFLYSPDSRYLLGFEPCLAVPGTAQGDRCSYERIFDTFYRAFFDERAQATVTHSLEDLEKYPVVVAPSLYAAADESFDRLLNYAEQGGHLVLGIRSGYMDDLGRARWERAPGPLRPGVGAGYNLYSNLESAIPVTSVDGLPLDEGAAGEGWMDELVLEGAEALAVYDHHEFGRFPAVVTNRYGKGRVTYVGTLPNAALGRSVARWVLAEAEVRPLGADLPESVRCTRARRPDGRLLRFFTNWSSRAATVPVPVAGRSVLSEEAVAIGEEIELGPWDVAVLAEEGSR; encoded by the coding sequence ATGCTGTACGGCATTTCCTACTACCCCGAGTACATGCCTTACGACCGCCTGGAGCAGGACGTCCGCATGATGCGCGATGCCGGCATCAACTATGCCCGGATCGGGGATTCCGTCTGGGCGATGTGCGAGCCGGCACCGGGACGCATCGATGTCGACCTGCTCGGACCGACGCTGGAGGAGCTGCACCGTGCCGGGATCCAGGTCGTGCTGTGCACACCGACATACGCGATCCCGTCGTGGCTGTCCCTCGAGCATCCCGAGGTGATGAACTCTCGCGCCGACGGCACCCCGTGGCCCTACGGGGACCGTCAGAACGCGGACTTCACGCAGCCGGCCTACTTGTTCTACGCCGAACGCATCATCCGTCGGATCATGGAGCGCTGGGCCGATCATCCGGCGGTGATCGGAGTCCAGGTCGACAACGAGACCGGGGGCCGGGCCATCCACTCCGAGGCGGCGACGCGAGAGTTCGTCCGGCGACTGGAGGAGAAGTTCGGGGGCATCGAGAACCTCAACGAGGCGTGGGGACTGAACTTCTGGTCGCACCGCCTGACCGACTACGCGCAATTGTGGTCCCCGGGCGACCGCGCGCAGGGCGGCGGCAACTCCAATCCCGGGTACGACCTGGAATGGCGCCGGTACCAAGCCGATCTCGTCACCGAGTTCCTCGCCTGGCAGGCTGGCATCGTGCGCGAGTACCTGCGCGAGGACCAGTTCGTCACCCACGACTGCGTGGGCGGGCACGGACTGCCCCACTCGAACAGGAAAGCGGTCGGGGAGGTCGTCGACGTGCCGGCGGAGAACTTCCCGCATCACACCCAGGAGGCGCTGTCGCATCCGCCCCGCGGCGGGCATCCCCCCACCTACCACGACGCCTCCGGGATCCACGGCGCGTACCAGCTCTTCCAGCGCGGGGACATGGCGCGGGCGAGCGGGCACCGCAACTTCCTGGTGACCGAGATGAACCCGATCAGCGTCGGCGGGCCCGCGCACAACTTCCCCGCCTACGACGGCCAGTGGCGGCTCGCCGCCTACACCTGCATCTCCCGCGGGGCCAACGCCGTCGCCTACTGGCACTGGCACAGCACCCATCACGGGTCGGAGACCTATTCGCACGGGGTGCTCAACCACGATCTCGAGGAGAACCGCAACCTCACCGAGGTGCGGCGCATCGGCCATGAGCTCCAGCGTGCCGGTGATCAGCTCACCGACCTCGAGGCCGAGGCCGAGGTCGCCTTCCTCTACTCCCCCGATTCCCGCTATCTGCTCGGCTTCGAACCGTGCCTGGCCGTGCCCGGCACGGCGCAGGGCGACCGATGTTCCTACGAGCGGATCTTCGACACCTTCTACCGTGCCTTCTTCGACGAGCGCGCGCAGGCGACGGTCACCCACTCGCTCGAGGACCTCGAGAAGTACCCGGTGGTCGTCGCGCCCAGCCTCTATGCCGCCGCCGACGAGTCGTTCGACCGCCTGCTGAACTATGCGGAGCAGGGCGGCCATCTGGTGCTGGGAATCCGCTCCGGGTACATGGACGACCTCGGGCGGGCCCGCTGGGAGCGAGCGCCCGGTCCGCTGCGACCGGGAGTCGGAGCGGGATACAACCTGTACTCGAACCTCGAGTCCGCGATCCCGGTGACGTCCGTCGACGGGCTGCCGCTCGACGAGGGCGCGGCCGGCGAGGGGTGGATGGACGAGTTGGTGCTGGAGGGTGCGGAGGCCCTCGCCGTCTACGACCACCACGAGTTCGGACGGTTCCCGGCCGTGGTGACGAACCGTTACGGGAAGGGACGCGTCACCTACGTGGGCACACTGCCGAACGCGGCGCTGGGTCGCTCCGTCGCGCGCTGGGTGCTCGCAGAGGCCGAGGTCCGGCCGCTCGGGGCCGACCTCCCGGAGTCCGTGCGGTGCACCCGCGCCCGCCGGCCGGACGGCAGGCTGCTGCGGTTCTTCACCAACTGGTCCTCGCGCGCCGCCACCGTCCCGGTTCCGGTCGCCGGCCGTTCGGTGCTGTCCGAGGAGGCGGTGGCGATCGGCGAGGAGATCGAGCTCGGACCGTGGGACGTGGCCGTCCTCGCCGAGGAGGGTTCGCGATGA
- a CDS encoding Gfo/Idh/MocA family protein — MLNVGIIGTGNISDTHLRAYLDASDEVRIVALSDLTLERADAKREAFALTEARSYADVEEMLGAEDLDLVSITTPPSAHREVAVRALEAGVDVIVEKPMAPSLEDCDAMLDAQRRSGRLLSVIAQNRFRDEMMVLKAVLDSGELGPVSHARIASEWWRGLSYYDLWWRGTWASEGGGCTLNHAIHHIDLALWLLGSPQAVAAMMTNAQHHNAEVEDLAVAILQYERGLAELTSSVVHHGQQQEIVVQAERARISQPWSVVAETAQPNGFPTSEGDSAFVAELDAFAESLPRLEHTGHAGQLRDVIAAIRDGRDPLISGEDGRRALELVTAIYAAAIERRTIDLPIPAEDPYYRAGTLEARAPHFFEKTASVASQDGGITVGGSSDTVAPPASATA; from the coding sequence ATGTTGAACGTCGGCATCATCGGCACCGGCAACATCTCCGATACTCACCTCCGCGCCTACCTGGATGCCTCCGACGAGGTGCGCATCGTGGCCCTGAGCGACCTCACGCTCGAACGAGCTGACGCGAAACGCGAGGCGTTCGCACTGACCGAAGCCCGCTCCTATGCGGACGTCGAGGAGATGCTCGGGGCCGAAGATCTGGATCTGGTCAGCATCACGACGCCGCCATCGGCTCATCGCGAGGTCGCCGTGCGAGCCCTCGAGGCCGGGGTCGACGTCATCGTCGAGAAGCCGATGGCACCCTCGCTCGAGGACTGCGACGCCATGCTCGATGCCCAGCGGCGCAGCGGAAGACTGCTCTCGGTGATCGCGCAGAACCGCTTCCGGGACGAGATGATGGTGCTCAAGGCGGTCCTGGACTCGGGAGAGCTCGGGCCCGTCTCCCACGCTCGCATCGCCTCCGAATGGTGGCGAGGGCTGTCCTACTACGACCTGTGGTGGCGCGGAACGTGGGCCTCCGAAGGTGGCGGCTGCACGCTGAACCACGCGATCCACCACATCGACCTCGCCCTGTGGCTGCTGGGCAGCCCGCAAGCGGTCGCCGCGATGATGACCAACGCACAGCACCACAACGCCGAGGTCGAGGACCTCGCGGTCGCGATCCTCCAGTACGAGCGCGGCCTCGCCGAGCTGACCAGTTCGGTCGTCCATCACGGTCAGCAGCAGGAGATCGTGGTCCAGGCCGAGCGCGCCCGCATCTCCCAGCCGTGGTCCGTGGTGGCGGAGACCGCGCAGCCCAACGGCTTCCCCACCTCGGAGGGCGACAGCGCCTTCGTGGCGGAACTCGACGCCTTCGCCGAGTCGCTGCCGCGGTTGGAGCACACCGGCCATGCCGGCCAGCTGCGCGACGTGATCGCCGCGATTCGGGACGGACGCGACCCGCTGATCAGCGGCGAGGACGGCCGACGAGCCCTCGAACTGGTCACCGCGATCTATGCGGCGGCGATCGAGCGCCGCACCATCGACCTGCCGATCCCGGCCGAGGATCCGTACTACCGCGCCGGCACCCTGGAGGCCAGGGCCCCGCACTTCTTCGAGAAGACCGCGTCGGTGGCTTCCCAGGACGGCGGGATCACCGTCGGCGGGTCGTCGGATACCGTCGCGCCACCGGCATCCGCCACGGCCTGA
- a CDS encoding FadR/GntR family transcriptional regulator — translation MGQSEMWEPLSTSHVSTQVTEQIQNVIGKKRLKPGDRLPAERELAQILHVSRTSVREAFKSLQAHGVVDIRHGQGVFVAEPHAAVSLRAALIQREIGVEELFAMRAVLELPAVEWAAQRRDPDGLDEVTQTFTTLDDYSRSDEIDFDHLRTLDTAFHLSIVSAAGNRFLQQTTIVLHEILASGMETTLRAPGRVEKSRTDHQKIYQAIVAGDTEEARRAVQTHIDGAREAAMSSISAPEEAGGRSARPGTAERSEQ, via the coding sequence ATGGGACAGTCCGAGATGTGGGAACCGCTCAGCACCAGCCACGTGTCGACGCAGGTCACCGAACAGATCCAGAACGTGATCGGGAAGAAGCGTCTCAAGCCCGGTGATCGGCTCCCCGCCGAGCGGGAGCTCGCCCAGATCCTGCACGTGAGCCGAACCTCCGTCCGCGAGGCGTTCAAGAGTCTGCAGGCTCACGGCGTCGTCGACATCCGGCATGGTCAGGGCGTCTTCGTCGCCGAACCGCATGCCGCGGTCTCCCTGCGAGCAGCGCTGATCCAGCGCGAGATCGGCGTCGAAGAGCTCTTCGCGATGCGCGCGGTGCTCGAGCTGCCGGCCGTGGAATGGGCGGCCCAGCGCCGGGACCCCGACGGCCTGGACGAGGTGACGCAGACCTTCACCACGCTCGACGACTACTCCCGGTCCGACGAGATCGACTTCGATCACCTGCGCACGCTCGACACCGCGTTCCACCTCAGCATCGTCTCTGCGGCGGGCAACCGTTTCCTGCAGCAGACGACGATCGTCCTCCACGAGATCCTGGCCTCCGGCATGGAGACGACGCTGCGAGCACCGGGCCGGGTCGAGAAGTCCCGCACCGATCATCAGAAGATCTATCAGGCGATCGTCGCGGGCGATACCGAGGAAGCCCGACGAGCGGTACAGACCCATATCGACGGAGCTCGGGAGGCCGCCA
- a CDS encoding carbohydrate ABC transporter permease translates to MSSTATDSLPSRAPHESQVRAVRPRRARPRRRRNRRRVVRHTLLTVVLGVIGFAWLYPMLWMVSASLKDNITVFTDMSLLPSAPEFENYARAWWTANMGRYFWNTVIVTVATVTITLLTTSTIGYVLGTYSFPGKRIVIGAIIAVVFLPEGYTIIPLFEVISALGLSTSLAGLILAESGGAQIMIILLFAGYFRQMPKDLLEAARIDGAGFLRSFWSIMLPLAKPVMATAVIMTIMRVWNSFLIPLVLTLSRPDQRTLAVGVYAFQGENSTDWTGMAAASTMSILPIVIAFLLLQRHFVEGIAGAVRG, encoded by the coding sequence ATGAGCTCGACCGCAACGGACAGCTTGCCCTCGCGGGCTCCCCACGAGAGCCAGGTGCGCGCCGTGCGGCCCCGGCGCGCACGACCACGGCGCCGGCGGAATCGACGGCGGGTCGTGCGTCACACGCTGCTCACGGTGGTGCTCGGTGTCATCGGGTTCGCCTGGCTCTATCCGATGCTGTGGATGGTCTCGGCCTCGTTGAAGGACAACATCACCGTCTTCACGGACATGTCGCTGCTCCCGAGCGCCCCGGAGTTCGAGAACTACGCCCGGGCGTGGTGGACGGCGAACATGGGGCGGTACTTCTGGAACACGGTGATCGTCACCGTGGCCACGGTGACGATCACCCTGCTCACGACATCGACGATCGGCTACGTGCTGGGCACGTACAGCTTCCCCGGCAAACGCATCGTCATCGGCGCGATCATCGCCGTGGTCTTCCTGCCGGAGGGCTACACGATCATCCCCCTGTTCGAGGTGATCAGCGCACTGGGCCTCAGCACGTCCCTGGCCGGCCTGATCCTGGCCGAATCCGGCGGAGCGCAGATCATGATCATCCTGCTCTTCGCCGGCTACTTCCGGCAGATGCCGAAGGACCTCCTGGAGGCCGCTCGCATCGACGGCGCGGGCTTCCTGCGCTCCTTCTGGTCGATCATGCTCCCCCTCGCCAAGCCCGTCATGGCCACCGCCGTGATCATGACGATCATGCGGGTGTGGAACAGCTTCCTCATCCCGCTCGTGCTGACCCTGTCCCGCCCCGACCAGCGCACGCTCGCCGTGGGCGTCTACGCGTTCCAGGGCGAGAACTCCACCGACTGGACCGGCATGGCTGCGGCCTCCACGATGAGCATCCTGCCGATCGTCATCGCGTTCCTGCTGCTCCAGCGACATTTCGTGGAAGGCATCGCCGGCGCGGTGCGGGGATGA